The window GCCGACCCGGGGCAGGTGGGATGAGCGGCACCGAGCAGTCCCCGACTACAGATCCCTCGCCGCTCGGCGGCACCGCGCGTGCTGTGCTGCGCAGCGCCGGGATCATCCTGATCATCACCGTGGTGGCCCGCATCGCCGGGTTCGTGCGGTACCTCGTGTTCGGGGCCAGCGTGGGAGCGGGCGACGTGGGCACCGCGTACTCCACGGCGAACCTCCTGCCCAACGTGCTGTTCGAGGTGGTCGCCGGTGGGGCCCTGGCCGCCGTGGTGGTTCCCCTGGTGGCCGGGCTGGTCCCCGAGCGCAAGGACCGCGACGGCCAGCAGCTGCCCGTGCACGGCACCGCGACCGCCCAGCCGCCGCCCGACGACGCGGCGGAGGGACGTGACCGCGCCGATCGCATCATCTCCGCACTGCTCACCTGGACGCTGCTGGTCACGATCGCCTTGGCCGCCGCCGTGATCGCCCTGTCCGGGCCGCTCACCGAGCTGCTGCTGGGCAGCGAGGACACCTCCGGACCCGGCCTGGAGCTCGGTGCCCGCCTGCTGCGCATCTTCGCCCTCCAGCTGCCGCTCTACGGGATCGCGGTGATCCTGGGCGCGTACCTCCAGGCCCGCAAGCGCTTCGTGTGGCCGGCGCTGATGCCGCTGCTGTCCTCCCTGGTGGTGATGGCGTCCTACCGGGTGTACGCCGCCCTGGTGCCGCCGGTGGCCACCGCTTCGACCATCGGCCCCCCCGCCATCGGATGGCTGGGATGGGGAACCACCGGGGGCGTCGCCGTCATGTGCCTGCCGGTGCTGGTGGCCTCGCTGCGCGTCGGCCTTCGACTGCGGCCCACCTTGCGCCTTCCCGCCGGGGTGGGAAGGCAGGCCCTCGCCCTCGGCACCGCCGGCATCGGTGCCGTCGGGGCCCAGCAGGCCGTGCTCGGCCTGGTGCTGCTGCTGGCCATGGGCGCGGGCGGCACCGGCACCCTGCCGGTGTTCCAGTACGCCCAGGCCGTGTACCTGCTGCCCTTCGCCGTGCTGGTGGTGCCGCTGACCACCGCCGTGTTCCCGCACCTGGCGGAGCTGCGCCTGGTGGGCGACCCGGTGGCATTCGCGCGCGTGTCCTCCGCCTCGGTGCGCACCGTGATTGTGGTGGCCGTGGCCGGTTCAGCGATGCTCATCGCCGGGGCACCTGCCGTGGAGCAGTTCTTCCGGCTGATCGACCGCTCCGGCGCGGCAGGAGTGGGTTCCACCTCCGCGGCGCTGGCGCTGGGCCTGGCCGGGTACGCCGTCACCACGCAGTGCACCCGTGTGCTCTCGGCCGCGCTGCGGGCCCG is drawn from Brachybacterium muris and contains these coding sequences:
- the murJ gene encoding murein biosynthesis integral membrane protein MurJ, with amino-acid sequence MSGTEQSPTTDPSPLGGTARAVLRSAGIILIITVVARIAGFVRYLVFGASVGAGDVGTAYSTANLLPNVLFEVVAGGALAAVVVPLVAGLVPERKDRDGQQLPVHGTATAQPPPDDAAEGRDRADRIISALLTWTLLVTIALAAAVIALSGPLTELLLGSEDTSGPGLELGARLLRIFALQLPLYGIAVILGAYLQARKRFVWPALMPLLSSLVVMASYRVYAALVPPVATASTIGPPAIGWLGWGTTGGVAVMCLPVLVASLRVGLRLRPTLRLPAGVGRQALALGTAGIGAVGAQQAVLGLVLLLAMGAGGTGTLPVFQYAQAVYLLPFAVLVVPLTTAVFPHLAELRLVGDPVAFARVSSASVRTVIVVAVAGSAMLIAGAPAVEQFFRLIDRSGAAGVGSTSAALALGLAGYAVTTQCTRVLSAALRARDALLVGSVGWGAAGALILVVTLPSPGRSAAEAATAFGVCIAIGMSLSALVGLGRIAEVVEPGGDGHLLRRTSLMGPVALFAGAVPGLLLAKWLVTSATGVTGSILSGIAAGLVAAVLSGAVLAATDLPLLRRLPSLLRRRRQPAPGTGERV